The Dama dama isolate Ldn47 chromosome X, ASM3311817v1, whole genome shotgun sequence nucleotide sequence aacatcagggtcttttcaaatgagtcagctcttcacatcaggtggccaaaatattggagtttcagcttcaacatcagtccctccaatgaacacccaagactgatctcctttaggatggactggttggatctccttgcagtccaagggactctcaagaatcttctccaacaccacagtttaaaagcatcaattcttctgtgctcagcagcagaattctttatagtccaactctcacatccaggcaggaccactggaaaaaccatagccttgattagatggacctttgttgacaaagtaatgtctctgctttttaatatgctgtctaggttggtcataactttccttccaaggagtaagagtcttttaatttcatggctgcaatcaccatctgctgtgattttggagccccccaaaataaagtcagccactgtttccactgtttccccatctatttgccatgaagtgatgggaccggatactatgatcttagttttctgaagttctgtacttgtaggcagcatataatTGGTTCTTGCTTTTATATCCAATTACAATCTCTGCATTTTATTTGgatatttaaatcatttatatttcaattaattaTTGACATAGTTAGATTTAAGTTTATCATATTGTtatctgttttctatttgtctcatctgttctttgtttccttttttctttttcttatttctgtcttttttgggACTAATTGAATATcttttatgattctattttatctcatttatttatcaGCTATGCCTCTGTTCTGTTATTTTAGTGGTTACTTTTAGGTTTATAGTAAACGTCTTTAACTTACCTCAGTTGATCTTCAAATGGTATATACCACATAACCTATACCATTAAAACATATTAACAATAGTAAATATATGCCCTTTTCTCCCCTCCCACTGTTGTCATACATTTTGTTTATGTACATTATAAATCCCAcattgcattattattatttttgcttaaatAATCCACTGtcaaagatatttaaataattttttaaaatcttatatacTTACCCATATGGttactattaatatttcttcctttGCGTAGATCCATATTTTCATCTACTATCATCTTCCTTCCATTTCTGGTTGTATGTGTCTGtttggtatttctttctttcttttttttttttttgaccctgccaggcagcttgtaggatcttagttccctgaccagagatcaaacttgacAGTGAGTGGGtcaagccctaaccactggatcaccagggaattccctggccttcctttttgaaagatatttttgccTGATATAGAATCCCTGCTTAACAGgggtttttgtctttgtttttagaaAGATTTTGCTTTACAGTCTTCTTATTTGCATTGTTTACAATGAGAAGTCTTATCTTTGTTTCTCTGTACATAAAACGCCCCTTTTCTCCAGCTGCTGTTAAGATGTTCTCTTTATCACTGATGTTGAGAaatttgattatgatgtgtcttggtgtcattttcttcttatttcttgtACTTGGAGTTTGCTGAGTTCCTTGGATCTCTGAGTTTTTAATcctcatcaaatttggaaaaaatttagctgttatttcttcaaatatttttctgttccctcttgtctctttttctccctcagtGACTCCAATTATATTTAGATTATACCACTTGAATTTTTCCTACAACTCACTGatgttctgttcatttttttaattctcttttctgTGTGTATTTCATTTTGAATCCTTTCTACTGCTTTGTGTTCAAGTTCACTAGCCTTTTATTCTGCAGTGTCTAATCTGCCATTAATTCCATCCAATGTATTTTTCACCTCACATGTTGTAGTTTTCACCTCTATAAGTTTGATTTGGGTATTTAAAATTACCTTCCATGGCTCTAGTTAACTTTCTGAACATCTGGAATACAGTTACAATAACTGTTTTAGTATCCTTGTTTACCAGTTTTACTGTAAATCAGTCCTGATTTGACTTCAGTTAATGATTTACCACCTTCTTATTGGCCATAGTTTCCTGCTCTGTCAAGGCCAggtaatttttttattggagccACACACTGTGAGTTCTACTTTGTTGGATTCTTTACTATGACTGTATTCCTACAATCAgtggttcccaaccagggatagctTTGTTTCTCTGGTCTTGGCATCCAATAAGTAGAGGCCAGGTATGATGGTAAACACCCTCCAATGTACAGGACAGCCcgcacaacaaagaattatctagcTCAAAATGTCAGTTGTTCTGAAGTTGAGAAACCTTGCTATGTATACTCTTGAACTTTGTTCTGGGACTTAGCTACATTTCTTGGAAATTGTTTAATCCCTCTTGGGTCTTGCTGTTAAGCTTTGTTAGATGAGACCAGAGCGGTGCTCACTGTAGAACTAATTATTTTCTAATACCAAGGCAAGACCGTTCTGTGTACTCTCGCCAATGCCTGTTTTAGCTGGATGGGAACCAGCATTATTTGCAGCCCTGTGTGAATGCTAAGCTCCAGTCCCTCTAATCATTTGGCGTAGTTCTCTCCCCAACATCAGATACTTTCCTCACACATGTTCATGAACCTACACAGAGTTTGTTCCATTCCTACTTCACTCTCCGCATCTAGCTTACCTCAGCAGGATGTCCTGGAGATACCTCACAGTCGCTATTTCTACTCTCACCCCCCACCTCAGACCTACTCTTCCTTCCATATCTCAGTCCATGATGCCAGTCCCCTAAGCTCAAAATCCAGGAGTTGTTCTCCCCTCCTGCCTCTTCACTCCACCATTCAGTCAGCCAATTTGGTCTCGCTAATGTCTCCAGCATTCTGTTCTTACTTTCCATCCCCACTGTCCCTACCTTGGCTTGGGCCATCATCATTTCTTGTTTGAACCCTTCATAAGAGAGTTCCATGTTGCACCTCCAGCATCCCCTGCCACACCTCCTTATACACTCTCATCTCTACTACTACAAAAATTTTCACTGCTCATCAAGCAGGCCACACCCTTTCACAACTCTATGCTTTTGCACATGCCACTCTTTTTGCCTGAAGTATAGTTCCTCCCTTCTTTGTCTGGCAAACTCGTTCTCATGCTTCAAGAGCCAGCTCAAAAGTCACCTCTTCTGTCAAACCCACCTTGATTTCTCGAGGCATCTATTCACTCCTGCCCctccattctccttttgccttctgttCACACTTTGTTAACAATACTGCTCGCATctggttaaatgaggtcatgagggtggaccCTAATCCCATAGTACTGTGGCCTgataagaagaaaagagagaaagagagagaaatagccCCCTCCCCTcggccacgtgaggacacagcggGAAAAAGGTTGCAAGCCAGGGAGAGAGTCTCACCAAGACCTTACCATGTGGGCACTTTGATCTCAGACTCCAGTCTCCAGGACTGTgacaaataaatttctgttgtttaagccacccaatccACAGTGTGTTAATTATGGCAACCTGAGCTTACTACTACAGTGCTTAATACCtaatgtttttgttcagtcactaagtcgtgtctgactcttttgtaaccccatggactgtgtcctgtcaggctcctctgtccacaggaatttcccaggcaagactactagagggggctgccatttccttcttcaggggatcttccccacccaaggatcgaacccgtgtctcccacagctcctgcattaataggcagcttctttaccactgagccaccagggaagccctaatacctGATgagtgcatttttttaaaaaaatgaataaggaaggaaggaagagaaggagagatgGAATGAATGGGGAGAGATGATGAAGCAAGCTGGAAAGAACAAGAGAAGAGTAAGAAAATCTTAAGGAAACAGGAGAAAGAAGGCAAGGAGTGGGAGTGAGCTGACAAGGGAGCCAATTTCTTAGTGGTGACCAGGCCCATGCCCAGGGAACCACCGCCAAGATGGAGGCAGGTGGGTACAAGCCTCAGGGCCAGTGCTGAGCATCCAggcacaggatttttttttttttttttttttgctgatgtgTGTAtaaactgctttattttttaaataacaaatgaaTGGGGAAAGGACCACAAAACAGACAGAAACAACCTCAAAGTAACTTGAAGAAAATGTAGTTCTCAGAAGGGGATGGCTCATAACACCACCTGTGAAGGAACTCCTGAGAGGTTTATGGCTGCCCTCACTACCTACCTGCTATATTCACTCTGGCGCTCCTCACTGCCCCTCGTAAGCCAGGGTTCTGACCTGGTTTCAAGCGGAGACTTAGTCAACTCTGGGTTCTAACCTTCTAGAGATTTCAGGCACAGGATTTTATAGATATGTTTTCCCGTGAAAAGGGCCATGGTCTGCTTTTCTCAGAAGCTATGTGTCCTGCAGGGAAGGACCCAGTGCCTGCGACTTTTAGAAGGAGGCACCTTGGCTCTTTGGCTGAGCAACAACTGGGTGCCCTGGCTTCCCTCAGCTGCTGGAGAGACAAGGAGAGTGTTTACCCAACGGTCCCAGTGTCCTCAGAGGACTCAGCTCTCAGTTACATGGCAAACAGCTGGCTCTGGAGGGGCTGTGCCCTGGGCTCTGCGACTGAGCGCCTCCAGTGATGTGAAAGCCTCCTCCACCGTGGGAATGTTTCCTACACTCTCACCCTCCTCGGGTGGGGTTGGAGTGGGCTCTTTTACGAACTGGGACCCAACaggtggctttaaaaaaaaaaacaaaaaaaaaacgcTGGTTCCAGCGGAACACTCCCCGAAACGAACACAAAGTTTTTTGGTCACTCGAGGCTTGTGCAAATTGATTTCAGACTCTGCCTCTGCCACCCGCTGCCGCAGCAGACAGCAGCCGTCTTTCCAGTAAGAAGACATTTCCTGGCCGGGCAACCCGACCcgcgggcgggcggcggcgcAGGCAGTGCCAGCCAGCCCGGGAAGCCACGCGCTCAGTCCGCCCCGGGGGGCAGAGCAGCCCGCCGGCGCCCTGGGGCCTGCAGCCAGCCCCTAACCAGCTGGGTCGGGGGGAACGTAGGCAGCGTGACGCCCAAAGCCTGGTCCCGGCTCCACCTACTCGGCCCAGCCCAAGAATCAGGCCAAATCCGGGCAGACATTCGGAACCTGTCTGATCGCTTTGGGGAGGagcggggagaggggtggggtggggtgggggagagttgCAGGAAGCTGCAGCTCTGAGAGCCATTCCCCACAAGCATCTCTGCTCAGCAATGCGGGCAGGGGTTGCGAGACCCAGCCCTGCGGGTAGTTGGGTGCAGGGACGTGACGGGACCGCGAGGGTTGATGCTTTCTTCTATTGTTCCCACTCGTCAGAGAGGGCTCCTAGCAAACATACTCTGCTCGTCCCAGCTCTCCCGATGAAATCCAGAGCTTGGCTTTGCTGCCGCTCTTCAGGACGGGATTTTTGGTCCATGTGAAGACCTTATTTACACTGCTACACTAGGATGTCGACCCAGCAGCCTGGCCAAACGCCGAGGCAGCCGTGAAGTTGGGACTTGTGCAGGAGTGGAGACTGGCTCCCAACCAAGCAGCCACACACTCCGCTGGAAGCTGGGGGCACCTGGAAGTCCACACTCTGCTGCCCGGCTCCTTGGCCTTGCTTTTCAAACGTCATCGCTTGGACAGATCGCTTGGGGTCCTTGTTAAAGTGAAGATTCTGATTTAGGtgggtggggcctgagactctgcattcctagaaagctcccaggtgatgcagttgCTGCCATAGACCACACCTGGAAGGGCAAGGGGCAGAGCATTGCTCTTGACTGCAGCTGTGCCAGTTCAAACAACCTGGGGAGCCCAATACACTTGAATTTGGTTGAGAGTCATCCTAAGTGTTCTcgccataaaaaaaataaaaagatactatGTGAAGTGGTGGATTTGTCaattccactgtgtaatcatttcacaatgtatacatagaTCAAATCATCATGAGACACACCTTTAAGAACACATCATATTGTACAACCaaaatatattaacacacactTTTAATTTGTTGATCATGCCTCAGTAAAGCTAGGAGAAGAAAACTAATCAGgccaggccccacccccagaTGTTCTGATTTAAATAGTCTGGGGTGgggccagctttttttttttttcattaagctTCTCTGGTGATGGTAATGGGCAGCCAGGATTGAGAGCCAGTGGTGGAAGCAGCTGTGAAAAGGGACTTAGGCTGTAATCAAGGACATTGATTCCATACTGGGCCCAACCACAGGGGTTCAGTGTGTGACCTAGATTAGGAATTCAGTTGTGATCAAAGAATATAATTGGCTCATATGGTTTCATATACCTCATCTTAcctctcattcattcaaccatcaaatatttattgagccattATATTGTGGTGGCCACTGTGCTAGCTAATAAGAATTCAGCAGTGAGTGACAGATACGGAGCTGACAGTTTAGTAATCAAGTAACCACcgaaataaaatgcaaatgtatGATTGGATGACTGCTAGGAAGAATCTGATTTAATGTGTACCTGGGGAGGGGGCTAGAAAATGACAATTAATTACCCATAATCTGAAAGATGAATTGTCACTCTCTAGGTGAAAggggttggagaaggcaatggcaccccactccagtactcttgcctggaaaattccatggatggaggagcctggtgggctgcagtccatggggtcgctaagagtcggacgactgagcgacttcactttcacgcattggagaaggaaatggcaacccactccaatgttcttgcctggagaatcccagggacgggggagcctggtgggctgccatctatggggccacacagagtcggacacaactgaagcgacttagcagcagcagtagcagcagtaggtGAAAGGGGTGGGCTGGAGAAGAATGTTCCAGTCCGAAAGACTAATAGCAgggcagtgtggctggaacagagTCAAGATGGCCATGTGTACCATCAAGAAACTGGAGTGGTAGGGAGGTACCTATGTAAAGCAGAGGTTCCCAGTTCTGGCTGAAAATTAAAATCCTcagagaacttcaaaaatataccCAAGTTTGGCTTCCTGAAAATTCAGATTTAGTGGTCTGGGTTTGGACCTAGGCATcagtacccttttttttttttttttaccgtactgcagcatgtgggatcttagttcccttagttcccctaccagggattgaacccatggcacAGAGCccaaaccactggatcaccagtggCTGTAATGTTGAGCTAAGGACAAGAATCTTATGATGAACATAGGGCCATAAGTCTTTTGACCTTTATCTTAAGCATGGAAAGGCATTGATATGTTTAAGCAGGATTTGCATTTAAAACACTCTGGCTTGGTTCAGGTTTCCTACCTCAAGCTAGTCCCCAGGCCTCGTCGGAACCGAGCCCAGCTGATCAGCATGATCACGGACGTGCAGCTCGCCATCTTCGCCAAGGTGCTGGGCGTGTCGCTCTTTCTGCTTGTCATTCTCTATCACTACGTGGCCGTCAACAATCCCAAGAAGCAGGAATGAGAGTGGCACTTTCTCTGCCCCAGGGTTCCAGGACATAGTCTGAGGCAAGATGGAGGGTGTGAGGGGCCTTCACACTTCACTTCATCCCTCCTACCCATCACAACATACAAAGCAACTACACCTGGATTTTTCCAAACAACTTTTATTTCCTCAAAGTCTTCCTTAACCCTATGGAACAAGAAGCTGCCACTGAATAGGGCCCAGTATAGGGGCTACTTTCTTTTCTACTCCCTCCCcccaatataaaa carries:
- the LOC133052374 gene encoding dolichyl-diphosphooligosaccharide--protein glycosyltransferase subunit 4-like, giving the protein MITDVQLAIFAKVLGVSLFLLVILYHYVAVNNPKKQE